The sequence below is a genomic window from Anaeromyxobacter diazotrophicus.
CCATGACGACCAGGTCGTCCTTGGTCACGTAGTAGCGCGCCGGCCGGAGGCCGTTGCGGTCGAGGGTGGCGCCCACCAGCGTCCCGTCGGTGAAGGCGATGGACGCCGGCCCGTCCCACGGCTCCATGAGGCAGGAGTGGAACTCGTAGAAGGCCTTCTTCTCCGGCGACATCGACTCGTGCCGGCTGTAGGGCTCCGGCACCATCATCATCATGGCGTGCGGCAGCGAGCGGCCCGAGAGGTGGAGCAGCTCGAGCACGTTGTCGAACATCGCCGAGTCGGAGCCCTCCAGGTCGATGATGGTCAGGATCTTCTTGAGGTCGTCGCCGAAGAGCGACGACTGCATCATCGACTGCCGCGCGTGCATCCAGTTGATGTTGCCGCGGAGCGTGTTGATCTCGCCGTTGTGCGAGATGTAGCGGTACGGGTGGGCGCGCGACCAGCTGGGGAAGGTGTTGGTCGAGAAGCGCGAGTGGACCATCGCGATGGCCGACTCGAAGGCCGGGTCGGCGAGGTCCGGGTAGAACGAGACGAGCTGCCCGGCGTTCAGCATCCCCTTGTAGACGACGGTCCGGCAGGAGAGCGACGGCAGGTAGAATTGCCCGCGCTGCGGGAGCGCCGAGCGCGAGACGCCCTTCTCCACCAGCCGGCGGATGACGTACAGCTTGCGCTCGAAGGCGGCCTCGTCGCGGCAGCCGTCGCCGCGCCCCACGAAGAGCTGCCGGATGGCGGGCTGGCTCGCGCGCGCGGTCGGCCCGAGGCTGCCGTTGTCGGTGGGGACGTCGCGCCACCCCAGGACCGTCTGGCCCTCCTCCGCGACCACCTGCTCCACCAGCTTCTCGCAGGCGCGGCGGCTCGCCTCCTGCTGCGGCAGGTAGACCATGCCCACCGCGTACCGCCCGGGCGCCGGCAGCTTCACGCCGGCGGCGGCGGCGGCGCCCTCGAGGAACCGGTGCGGCAGCTGGCAGAGGAGCCCGGCGCCGTCGCCCGAGTTCTTCTCCGAGCCCGCCGCGCCGCGGTGCTCGAGGTTCACGAGCACGGTCAGCGCCTTCTGGACGATGTCGTGCGACTTTCGGCCCTGGATGTCGCAGACGAAGCCGAAGCCGCAGGCGTCGTGCTCCTGCTGCGGATCGTACAGGCCCTGGCGCTCGGGATAGCCGTGCTCGCTCATCGCACCTTCCTCGGCTGCGTGGAGAAAAAGCTCTAGGCCTTCCCGGCGCGCGCCGGCACGAGAGAGCCGTGGGCGAACCTCGCCCGCTCCATCTCGCTGGCTCGCTGAGAAGGACCTTCGACCTGCGTCGCCCCGCTGCGCGGGGCGCAGGGACACCCGGCCGGCCAGGCCCGGGAGCGCTGCTCACCTTCCGACATGGAAGGGTCAGTTTCCACCACGGCGGCGCGCACCGTCAATAGCGGGCGGCGCGCCGCCGCGTGCCCGAACTCCGGGCAGCCGTCGCACGAAATCCAGGCACGCGAGCAGGGGCCGGCCGGAGCTCCGGCGCGCGGCTCAGCGCCCCCGGCGCGCGCTGCCGCCCGCCGATCGCGCCTGCACCCTGGGCCCCGCCTCGGCGCTCGCGGCGACCACCCCCGCCTCGCCCGGCTTCGGCAGGGTGCCGGCCAGGATCGGCTGCCGCTGCGCGGGCGCCGCCGCGGGAGCCGCCGCGCCGGCGGTCGGCCCGCCCGCGCCGCCCTTCGCGCCAGGCCCCTGCCCCTGCCCCTGCCCCGCCGCGGCCTTCGGCACGAGGGCCACCTCGACCGCGGACGCGCCCTCCGGCACGTCCCGCACGAGCAGCGCCGCCGCGCCGCGGTCGTCGGGGGTGAGCGCGCCGAGCAAGGTCTCGCGCCGCTCGGGATCGGAGACGATGACGCGGTACTCCTGACCCTCGGGCGCGGCCGCGAGGTTGTAGGCGTAGACGGCGAGCGCGTGGCGCTCGGGGTGAATGCGCGCCACGCCGCTCGCGCCGTTCTCCTTCTTCACCGCGGCGAGGACGGCCGCCCCTTGGCCGGGCGTCGACAGGACCGCGATGTCGGCGCGCGCGTCGCGGAGCTGCGCGTCGCGCTCCTCGACCACCTTGTTCGCCTCCGCGAGCTGGTTCTTCGCGTTCTGCACCTCGGTGGTCAGGGCCGAGGTGCGGGAGATGGAGACGGCGGCGAACCCGATGAGGAGCGCCAGGATGACGACGGCGGGGAACACGATCAGGGCCGTTCGCTTCTCGGCCCTGCCACCGGAGAGGACGTTCTCGAACGCCAGATCGCGATCGGCCATGCTCCAAAGGTAGGGAGCGCCCGCGCGGGCGGCACGCGCCGGACGCCCGGGCGGAGCTGCGACCACCCGAGTCGGCAAAGACCCCCGCCAGCCCTCGGCCGCCCGGAGGGCAAACGAGCTGTGCCAGCGCGAGGACGCCAGCCCGGATGGCGGGCGGGCGGCTGGCCCGTTGCTTGAAATGAACGCTTGGTCAATGCGACCCGCTGTCGCAGGGCATCGCACCGCCGCGCACCTCGCGCGGCCGTTCGCCTCGAGGAGCCCGCCCATGCCTGGACGATCCGCCACCCGCCTCGCGCTCACCTTCGCCGCCTCCCTCCTCCTCGTGGCCGGGAGCGCGCGCGCCGAGCAGCCCGGCACGAAGCCGGAGGCCAAGGCGCTGGTGGAGAAGGCCGCGGCCTTCATCAAGAAGAGCGGGAAGCCGGCCGGCCTGGCCGAGATCACGGCCGCCGCGGACAAGCAGGGCACGCTCCTCGATCGCGACCTCTACATCTTCGCCTACGACTTCACCGGGAAGGTCGTCGCGCACGGCGCCAACAAGAAGCTCGTCGGGAAGAGCCTCTACGACATGCAGGACACCGACGGGAAGTACGTCATCCGCGAGCTCATGGCCGCCGCCGGCAAGGGCTCGGGCTGGGTCGACTACAAGTGGTCCCACCCCGAGACGAAGAAGATCCACCAGAAGAGCGCGTACGTCCTGAAGATCGACGACGAGCTGTGGATCGGCTGCGGCGCCTACTCGAAGTGATCGGTCGGCCGGCCGGCGCGCGGCGTCGCCCGCCGGCCACTCCGGCCTCTGGAACGCGAGGAGCGGACCCATGCGGCGGATCCGAGATCTCGGCGTGGAGCGGAAGCTGCTCCTGGCGCCCGCCGGCAGCGTCGTCGCCTTCGTCGTGCTCGCGGCCCTCGCCTTCTCGAGCGTCGCCTCGCAGCGCTCGATGCTCGCGGACTTCAACGCGGTGCAGGACGCGTCGCGCTTCTCGGCCCGGCTCGGCCGGATCCACGCGAACGTCTACAAGGTGACGAGCCTGGCGAGCTCCAGCACCGACAGCCGCGGCACCGAGGCGCTGGCGGCGAAGCAGCTGACGGACATCGACGCGCTCGCCTCGGAGCTGACCGCGTGGGCCGGCGCGCGGGAGGCCGAGCACGCGCAGGTGCCGCTCGCGCGGAAGGCGCTCCCGCTCCTGGCGGAGTACCGCAAGCAGTGCGCCGGGGTGGCCGACATCGCCACCACCGACCTGGGGATGGCGAACACGTACATGACGCTCGCCGAGCGCTCCTACCAGGAGATCTCGCAGCTCCTGGACTCCCTCCTCGAGAGCGAGGCGACCGCCGCGCGCGATCACTCCCAGGACGTCGCGCGCGCCTCGCGCCGGACGATGGTGCTGTTCGTGCTCGTGTCGCTGCTCGCGATCGCGCTCACGGGGTCCCTGGCGATCGTGATCGCCCGCTCGATGGTCGAGCCGATGCGCCGCCTGCTGGCCGCGGCCGAGGCGCTGCGGGTCGGCGACCTGGGCCACACCATCGAGGTGACGAGCCAGGACGAGCTCGGGAAGCTGACCGCCGCCTTCGGCGCCGTGCTGGAGTCGGAGCGGCAGATGGCGCAGGTGGCCACCGCGGTCGGGAAGGGCGACATGTCCTCGGACGTCGCGCCCCGCTCCGAGCAGGACGGCCTCGGCCTCGCCTTGCAGGACATGGTGCTGGCGATCCGGCGGCTCGTCGCCGACGCGGGCGCGCTGGGCGAGGCGGCGGTGGCCGGGGACCTCGAGCGCCGGGTCGAGGTGTCGCGGCACCAGGGCGACTTCCGGCGGATCGTGCAGGGCGTGAACGCGGCGCTGGACGCCGTCCTCGCCCCCATCCAGGAGGCGACGGCGGTGCTGCAGCGCCTCTCGGAGCGCGACCTGCGGGCCCGCGTCCAGGGCGAGTACCGGGGCGACCACGCCAAGATCAAGGAGGCCCTGAACGTCACCGCCCAGGCCCTGCACGACACCATCGGGCAGGTGGCGGACGCGGTGAGCCAGGTCTCCTCGGCCGCGGCCGAGATCGCCGGCTCGAGCCAGGCGGTCGCGCGCGGCGCCTCCGAGCAGGCGAGCTCGCTCAACGAGGCGAGCAGCAGCCTCGCCGCCATGGCCACGACCACCAAGAGCTCCGCCGGCAGCGCGCTCCGGGCGAGCGAGCTCGCGCAGCGCGCCGAGGCCTCGGCCGCGGCCGGCGCCAGCGCCATCGGCCAGATGAGCGAGGCGATGGGCAGGATCCGGGGGGCCGCGGAGAGCACCTCGCAGATCATCAAGGACATCAACGAGATCGCCTTCCAGACCAACCTCCTCGCCCTGAACGCGGCGGTCGAGGCCGCCCGCGCCGGCGAGGCGGGCCGCGGCTTCGCGGTGGTGGCCGAGGAGGTCCGCTCGCTCGCCCTGCGCTCGAAGGAGGCGGCCACCAGGACCGAGGTCCTCATCCGCCAGTCGGTGAAGGAGGCCGGCGAGGGCGAGGCGCGCTCGGGGCAGCTCGCGGCCCAGCTCGGCGAGATCGGCGGGGCGGTGACGAAGGTCACCGGCATCGTGGCCGAGCTGGCCGCCAGCGCCCGCGAGCAGTCGGCCGGGATCGAGCGGGTGAACGGCGCGGTCGCCCAGGTGGATCACGTGACCCAGCAGAACGCCGCCAGCTCGGAGGAGTCCTCCTCGGCGGCGGCGGAGCTGTCGGCGCAGTCGGCCGAGCTGGCCGAGCTGGTGGGCTGCTTCCAGCTCGACCGCGAGGCGCAGGAGGCCCCGGCGCCCGCGGTCACCACGGCGGCGCGCTGGCGCCCCGCCGCCTCGGCTCGTGCTGCCCGAGCCGGTACTCCCGCAGGCGGTACTGGATCTTCCGGACGCTGACCCCGAGCGCCTGGGCGGCGCGGACGGTGGAGCCTCCCATCCGGTCGAGCGTGCGCAGGATCGCCTCGCGCTCGATCTCGAACAGGGTGGCGCCGGGGACGAGCGCGCTCGCCTCGCCCGCCCCGCCGCCCGTCAGCGCCGGCGGGAGGTCCTCGAGCGCGAGCTCCCGCCCCCCGCACCGCGCCACCCCGCGCTCGACCACCGCCTGCAGCTCGCGCACGTTGCCCGGCCAGTCGTGGGCGAAGAGCGCCGAGAGGGCGCCGGGCGAGACGGCGGTGACGCCGCGCGCCCGCGCCGCCGCCGACCGGGCCAGGAACGCCTCGACCAGCGCCGGG
It includes:
- a CDS encoding cache domain-containing protein, giving the protein MPGRSATRLALTFAASLLLVAGSARAEQPGTKPEAKALVEKAAAFIKKSGKPAGLAEITAAADKQGTLLDRDLYIFAYDFTGKVVAHGANKKLVGKSLYDMQDTDGKYVIRELMAAAGKGSGWVDYKWSHPETKKIHQKSAYVLKIDDELWIGCGAYSK
- a CDS encoding methyl-accepting chemotaxis protein; its protein translation is MRRIRDLGVERKLLLAPAGSVVAFVVLAALAFSSVASQRSMLADFNAVQDASRFSARLGRIHANVYKVTSLASSSTDSRGTEALAAKQLTDIDALASELTAWAGAREAEHAQVPLARKALPLLAEYRKQCAGVADIATTDLGMANTYMTLAERSYQEISQLLDSLLESEATAARDHSQDVARASRRTMVLFVLVSLLAIALTGSLAIVIARSMVEPMRRLLAAAEALRVGDLGHTIEVTSQDELGKLTAAFGAVLESERQMAQVATAVGKGDMSSDVAPRSEQDGLGLALQDMVLAIRRLVADAGALGEAAVAGDLERRVEVSRHQGDFRRIVQGVNAALDAVLAPIQEATAVLQRLSERDLRARVQGEYRGDHAKIKEALNVTAQALHDTIGQVADAVSQVSSAAAEIAGSSQAVARGASEQASSLNEASSSLAAMATTTKSSAGSALRASELAQRAEASAAAGASAIGQMSEAMGRIRGAAESTSQIIKDINEIAFQTNLLALNAAVEAARAGEAGRGFAVVAEEVRSLALRSKEAATRTEVLIRQSVKEAGEGEARSGQLAAQLGEIGGAVTKVTGIVAELAASAREQSAGIERVNGAVAQVDHVTQQNAASSEESSSAAAELSAQSAELAELVGCFQLDREAQEAPAPAVTTAARWRPAASARAARAGTPAGGTGSSGR